The genome window CCAAGTTAAACGGGAGGGGATGCACTTATTATGAGAAACATAAGATTATATTagtgtattgtttttttttccacccctgttttaataatttaatctcgttgtcttcaattttttacttattgtgaatatttatctcttagtgataattttttcttatattttgctccttttatattttatttaattggatATTTCACTctattttatattctttcatatgtataataataaatattattttttaaattgataatagtttaatttcagcatctttatatatatatatatatataagtattttacTCTGTTTCGGTGGCGTTCATGAAGAGTTTTTCTCGAAGCCCGCCGGCGCCTAGGAAAATCTTTAGCTTTTTCATCGTAAATCTGAGTGAGTTACGCTAAACTGCTACGGCCACTGGCCAATGGTAGatgaaataagaaatatttgaCATTCCGTTTCTTTGAAAATTATTGTATGCTtatcttattatatttacactctatttttgtttacattCCATAATTTTGTTTATGTATTACTATTTCGTATTTCTCTCatgatttttatctttcaatatTAAGgtgtttattttaagaatagTTTTAGTCTTGAAAATAAGATTTTCTGAAATGATATCAAAAACCTTTTAGGTCACGTTTGATATCCttaatagatttaaaaaattattacaaaataaaaatattttaaaaaattaataaaatttcttttctttcttattaatcgttattattttataatacatgaataatgaattaataattcttataagaataaattatacCCAACTTCCTCCATGATTCTGATTTGGTGAGgatgattttaaaaaagttggaaaacaaattttaaatgaaaatatttcttcaaatcTCAACAAACGCATAGaaatgttttctttatttacCACGATATTCCGATCCAaacttttgaaaattgaaactcCAAAACTCCAGTGAACTTAGACGAGGTCCCACCATAAACTATGACCTAACTAAGCTTATAATTTTTGGGAGTTTACTCTTATAAGGggagtaaatataaaataagaaatctaagtattttatgaaaaagtaACAGTCAATattgtaatatatttatatttggagTAAATAATGTATGTACAGAAAATGTAAATGATCATACTTCAGTTAATTACAAATCTGtatgtataaatttattaattttataataattacttaaaagttttaacaataataattttatcatttgatattataattttttataataagaatatattaaaattaaactctataatttattataagtataattttttacataatcacAAGTATCTCcggttttaatttaaaatttaactctATCACATGTTTGTATTTAGAGTGGGTTGCTTATAGTGTGTTTTTTTAGATGacaggtattttttattatatataattatgtttgagTCGCTATAGATATAGGTTTTCCTCTAAGTATTTAATATTGTCGTATattcaaaacttaaatttgagACATCTAATTATATTGTAGGTAGTTGATTCACCTGTTTgatggttatttataattatttattgaaataataaaaataaaaaaaaatatttaaattaaagtataatgtacagcatataagattttatcctattttttctcattttctcccCTCCCGGGACCAAACATAAGCTTACTGACTTTAGAGCATGTGGATTTTGTATATTTAGTCTCTATTTACAAACCAAGAAACCCCCTCAACATTAATTTAGacaaagagaaaacaaaggtTCGGCTCCACGGAGACGTAGGGGAGTTGGAAACGTGTGGCATCATTTCTGCGTATCTTCCAGAAGCCCACCCTACCCTACCCAACATCTCAAACAATCCAAAGGGAATAAAATAAGACTAATAAACCATCCCTCTCTTCTAGAATCATGTAAATAAAAATGTCCCATAACTTGGCCTGTCACTATcactatttttttgtcattttcatttgtgtgccaataaatataataacaatcATGTTGATCTAGATATATTTCACACCCAAAACCCCCAATCTTGGAGTTATTCAAGTCTCACAAAGCTCTCTCAAATCTAAATTCTTCAAGTGCTCCTCCTAGCTCAAATTAAAGGTTTTTGAAGCTCACAAGCAAAAATTTGTGACATGGGTATTGTGAATAAGGCTCGTGTGTTGGTGGTGTTGGTAATCTTGATTGCTTCATCAGTGGCAGAGAAGCCTTCTGTTGTGGAAGCAAGGACACTTTCCTTAACATCATCTCATCAAGGTGaacaaaagtttcataattAGTCTCCCTCTCTTTTATCTAGTGGTATGGTTGCTGATTTTGTGTGATGAAATTTCAGGGTACTCGAAATTTTTTGCCACGCTTGGACTTGTTTGCAAGTGTTGTGACGGGGTTGGAGGTGCCTGCACAAGCACGTGGACAGAGTCTTGCTCTAACCTTCAGTGTTCCCCTTGGAAATCACACTCATGAAAAGTCTCctagatttttcttgtttttatttgcaTACATATTCTTTAGGAGATATTGTAGAAATTAACTCTTCAATCTGATTTGTGTTCTATGTATTGTAAATTTTGTGTATAGTTCTGCTAAAATTTGGGATGTATTTGTCAAGAGCAATAGCAAATAGAAGTCTAACTACCACATCTCCACTGTGGCCTTACTATTCGTTAATCATTGGGACGATGGCTTGATGGGAAAATGGCAGTGTCAAGAGTTTAAATTTATAAGGGTAACTAGGAAGTTGTGGGTACTAATACACTATACCGCATAATGACAAAGGGAACCAGCAAAAACTTTTGAACAATCCTCGCCTAATACACCGTTAAAAATGGGTGAAGAGTCTTAAGAATATTAAATCTCGGACTGAATAATTACGATTAttgttaataaaagaaaattttctaaacaaatgttatttcaatattgtaaaatgaaaagataaagaattgtatttttttggGGTTAAACTGATATGcgagtttttatattttttgtaaaatttttaattagatcattgaacttttttttaattgaatttctaaatttttatttatttattttttccaattaGGTCCCTATCTAATTGTCGTCTTGAAAAACTAATTACAAACACTTAATTAGAGGTGTAACCAGTGAATTGGTGTTTTTAGGGTGTGTTATAATATAACTAAGAGActtgtgaaaaaatatataggtTGAACTCACCTACGGAGATACATAAATGTGGTTGTTGAAACTTGTGATTCTTTAATACATTTTAGTGTCTGTTTAATTCTTACTTCTTATATGTACGTTATATACTCGTTATAGGAACTTATAGGTCTATGTATGCATGTAGTGTGGTGTTTTGCCTTGATTGCATAGAAagtatgattttgttttttgattCCTTGTTTGTAGCGATGCTAATGCCTTATAGTTCAATGACCTATATCAAGATATATTTCATAAGGAATACTATTTTGATCGTACCTTTCGATTCTAGTACAACCCATTTCTTTGTGTTGCATACTTAAGTCAAGTGGTTTTATTTTACTTGTAAGTCCTAGCATAATTCATTCCCTATGCTATGTGTTTGTGCTAAACAATTTGCCTCTTGATGATTCCGTCACAATCAAGCGATTATCGATATCTCCATATGTGTGTACTATATAGTCATGTTTTCATCTCTAAAAttcatttgaatatttgttGTTGATTCTGAATGGATAATCCTTCTTGATTTACATTATTGTCTCCTAGCTAATCAGGTGTTAGCCTTATTGTGCGCTAGTTATCTTCCAACCACGCCTTGTTAAACTGTTTAGTAAACTTATCGTGTCATTGTATCTGTCACTAGTAGAGAGAGACTTTCGCCTTTGGTAATCATGTTAAAGTGTTTCAAGAGGAAATACCCGAGTACACATGATCCTTGTTACCCGTAGACGGAAGTCAAGATTAGTAAGTCCTCTACCTATGTTCCTTGAGAATGTGCTTAGTTTATCACCTAAGTGCGAGATTGAGAATCTAGTAGGTCTAGTACCCATAGAAAACTATAATCATAGCTCCTGGGGGATGTCTAGTATAGATTTGTTAAGCGTAGTTAGGAAAGTTATGAGGAGTAGTTAGAAAGCTTAGAGTGAAACCTTGAGGGGAGTGTAAGGTCGTTAGTAGGGCGTTGTTGGCTGCGTATATAGAGGCTCGAGAGTGAGCATTCTTGCATAAGGTAGATGGCCTAAAGGATTAGTGATGATAGTCATATGTTTAGTGAGATAGATCTTAGTTCTCCTTGCTTATTGATCTGGGAAAAGTCTGAGGATGCTCTGAGGACTACCTTAGGACTCGTCATAGTCTCTATGTGTACTTGATCATGTCTTGACATGCAAGGTTATCAATATCGAGAGTCTACACAGACTCGTGAGAGTTTCTACGAGTCAACTCGTAGAATCGACTCGTAGACTCGCAAGAGTCTACTTCGTAAAAAAAAGATATGGataataagtaaatatattcaaaatgcaCCAATTTGCAAACAAATGACAATAAGCTCAtagttcatacttcatattagtctattacaaaacacaacaacTGACCCTACAATGTTGGAGTTGGATCAATCTTGTTACTGAAATTCAacagaattatatttttcatatgtgaggagatggaaaatgaaaaagagaagacAAAATGAAACTTTAAAAACACCAAGAAAAGGTATAATTTCTTAACTttctcatatttaaaatttgcttgtgtattattttaagttttaactattTCTAATATAGCATATTTGATATCTATTTTAAGCTTTTGATctagataatttaattttcgtgGAACCTAATGATGATGCACAATCTGAGGAAGaccttgatgatgatgatggagatGGAGATGGTGATGAAAGTGATGATATTCATGGAGATGATCCTATTAGAGGATTGGACATGCTTCTTTGAAAACATTTgtgcttttttaattatttaaatgctttaattttgaacacttatgcatggttgtcaaactctagagtcaactcgtagactcttacgagtttacacGAGTCCACTCCGAGTCCACGAGTCTGCTAAAAAACGAGTTTGCTTCCGAGTCAACTCGCGGGACTGAAGTAAACTCTTAAACTTGTAAGAGTCTACGAGTTGACTCTAGAGTTTGACGACCATGTTGACATGATCGATGCCCTGTGTGTTCATGGGATGCATGGACAGGATCTCCCACCTTGAGTTAGATGTGGTGGTGAGCCTTGTGTTACGTGTTGTAGTGTGTTCCAAGTTAGGCTGAAGTATGTGGAGTATCTTAAGGATGTTGTAAACTCTTGGGGATCACCTTTTGTGCTAGGCGTCTTAATATGTGTTTTAGTTAGATGATGATAGCCCTTAAAGTATGCTATGTCTAGATGAGAGGTAGCTATAGATCCTTCTCAGGTAGAAGTTTCTTTGGGATGAGAGGGAACCTAAGATTAAGATTAGACACCCCTAAGTAGTAGCCGAACCAGGAAGTTGTTCAAGGACTCCTTGAGTTAACCTTAACCCTTGTTAGAGATGACTCAAGTGATTTGAAGCTTTGGTGATGTCCTTGAAGAGAGTAAACTCTGAGTTTCATAGAGAAGTCAGTCACCGTAACCAGTTGAGTGTTACCTTAGCCAAGTAGGTCCTTGTTAGAGTAGTAAAATATCCAAATTAAGTTTTAAGTTTAGAGGAGTACTTATAGGAGGCTAAGTAGTGGCCTACGTCTTCTCGGCAACTCAAGACTCATGGAAGGATTTATCCTACACATGATCTAGAGTTAGTATCCATGGTGTTCGCCTTCATGTTTTGGAGGCATTACCTTTAGTCTGATACATTGTGAGAACCATAGGAGTTGAATCTGAGGTAGAAGAGATGGGCATAACTCTTAAGAATCTTGTTGTGAGTTTAGTTTCAACCATAAGAGCTAGCTTAGTAGTTGGAGCTTGAGTAGGAAACCCTTGATGTGACTAGTGTCCTAGTTAGAAAGTTAGACATCATTAACAGCAGTCGAACCCTCAACCTTAAGTGTGAAGTTATATAGTGGCGTGACTATAGGTGTGTCAAGATTACCTTAGGCTTGAACAAGTTTAGGGAAGTGAGGAGTTGTTTGCTTTGCTTATCTAGTTAGCACCTAGTTAGTATTAGGTAGGAAACCTTAGAGTGAAACCGTTAGAATCCCTTGAACCTAAGTGAGAGTTATGAGTCAAGTATACTGAAGTGAGGAAGATCGTGTTGAGGGAAGTGACCTAGATTCAAAGGTAGGTAAATCATGTATTCTCGAGAGTCACATGTGGACTAGGATTGATAGAGCGTTGAAGTCTCGAAACTTATACCTCTTTTCTTGAATTGTCCCATGTTCAAAAAAGAGTCGGCCATGTGGCAAATTGTGTTTccatgtgtttgtttgtttgtttcagaTCCTCATCAGTGTCTTCTAAGGTATTACCCTACTCCAAATAGTATGTCCTTCACATTCTATTATCGTTGAGACGTCACCCTTGTGATAGAACTTAACTTACGAAATACTATCTTTGAGGAAGCAAGAATCATTGGCCTTAATCGCTAAGTGCAAAGGAGTCGAGAAATCGAAGAGCGCTTCAGGTGGGTACATAGCCTAGTATCGAGAACCAAATATGTAATCTCTTTCTTGTCATTCTTTCAGCAAAGTTTCGGGGATGAAACTTCCTTTAAGGGGGTAGAGTTGTAACACcccattttttgtaaaataaataaaaagagttttattttaaaattaatagagtttttagaaataaagtaAACGAGAGAAaagatttttgttaattaaaataaggatttcataaacttagaaaataaacagagtaaaatgatgttttagaaaataaaaagatgttttaattggttatttatttaatgtagtaaaatagagttcctttttataaaataataaaataaagaaaaatagagtaaataataggtttagagtatcctagctataaatagagacatattaggtcagtttttacatttatgatatatttctacgctctctcttcctcccaaattcgttcttcattcttcctcTCTCAAAACCTTATCTTTTTCTGCATATATTCAAACCTGTcctagtaaaactatgatcccagacccattaaccgttggatcatccaGAAATGTGGAGACCATCTTCGAAACTCATTTTCACACATTctaaccgttgggatttgcaaaatatTCCTGTAGAGAGAGAAATTTTTCTCGCACGGAGACAGTGAAATTCAGGctccaatcccttctccttctctttaaTGCTTGGAAACTCTAGTAGATCAACCAAAGGAAAAGCTTGCAAAATATTAGGGAATTGCTAGAGACACCGCTATCACTGTTGGACTATACATGtgagcccacttagaggtaaggggTGAATTTATCACAATTGGGGTTTAGAGTAAGCATGTGTAGGGAtctttagaggatcaaattggagTTAATTGATGCGTTTGAATTTTTCCTGTACAATGATAACTATAAGTTGCTCTGGTCAATTGATGTCTTGATGCAAATTGGATGGTTTAATTGAGTGTTTAGCTTTGAACTTTAGAAACCTAGAAATTTGAgaattcttgattcttgcatgttttcttgaaattaattgaggggttttgtttCCCATGATGTGATCACATGTTTTGCTCtattctttttgaatttggatGTGTTTTGAGGTCTGGATTGTATTTAATTTGCTTCATGAACTGGAGGTTTTTCATGAAGCACGACCGTGATTGGTGAGAGCACGCCTGTGCTTAGTGAAAATCAATTGTTTTAAAAGCCCGTACCATTTTCCTGACAATGTGAGTTAACTTGTAGCCTAACACTGACTGATAAAATGATTGAATTAGGTTTTGTGATCTTCATAAACGTTGTAGCCCTGGATGTCAGCTAACAAATTCCGTTGGTTTCACCTAATTCGGAGTTGTATAGCGCCCTAGAAAGTAAAATTACTGAGCAAAGGTCGAGTTATCAGGATTAAGCAATAATCCAATGTTTACCTTAGGTTTAGACATAGTTAATAGTCAAACCGGTTTTTCTGATCAACATAAGAGTTGTAGATAATTATCTTAGCTTTCATACAAGATAAGCATGAACTTAATAGGATTATTACATCCCCCCTGTACTTGTAATTTTACTCTACAAAGGTCATAGTAACTTAGGAGGAAATGTAAGGATATACTTGTTTACTTTACATGTACCTGTGGTTGCTATTAATTGAATGAATAAGTGAATTATTATATGTCTTAAATGTTGGAAGATTGCAATTGTATGATTTATATGATGTATAAGAAGTGATAATATAGttcgattatatatatatatatatatatatatatatatatatatatatatatatatgttttatgcCATGTAAATATTactattgtgtgatgtgtatatgattcatgaggtgtaaCGACATGATGTTTtgggattatgaaattgtgattgagattgagtataagtgaaAAGTTGAGCATGTGTTAATTTATGAGATACACGTGAACATGTAATGGTGGATTGTGATgttgtgagatgttaaattataaacatggaatttgattgtgaataagtgtttagttaatacttgatgtgatattacttgtgttgtgaattatgaattatacaataatccaATTGGTGTTTCCCTTGAGAAAATTGTTTATGCAcgaggtgttaaaaggaaagtgtagggttccaagttaggaacACGAGGTGTTAAAGGAAAGTAtagggttccaagttaggaacctgaggtgttaaattgtagcacaatgtgttaaacgtgtttgaaaacaagtgtgaggtcgtgggtattgcataattcatgagtagtgtctgcgtgcaaaagttgttttaggggttggattTGAATTaggaaggtgaggccctaaGGGATTCTTCTGAGTCTATGCCTTgagggtaaatacactcggtttaAGTGCtcttttaagcctatgttgatcccatatggttggagcattctcccaaaatagagtgaccctaactggtcacttttttgaatttatgacTCTACCATgtgctttgtttttctttattttctctcttaggGCAAATACAACTTCTCAAAAAGTGGCTATAAAGTGACTTGGGTGATAACAAATATGATAGAAATTTTCAAAGCGAGTAATTTCGACAAATAATTCATGTTTACCTTTACTCCTTATGCTGGTGTCTTGCACAAAACCGTGATATTTGATTAGGCTCTCTAAGTAAGTCATGATAGAAATGGGTCTCTGAGAATAATATTTTGTCCACCATGAATGAAAATTTTGTGTGCTtaggaaacaaggctcaaaagagGATGGTTGGAATTGCAACTTCACTTTAGGGATGTCATTTTTATGACTTTGGGAAAAAGTGA of Glycine soja cultivar W05 chromosome 1, ASM419377v2, whole genome shotgun sequence contains these proteins:
- the LOC114415124 gene encoding uncharacterized protein LOC114415124, giving the protein MGIVNKARVLVVLVILIASSVAEKPSVVEARTLSLTSSHQGYSKFFATLGLVCKCCDGVGGACTSTWTESCSNLQCSPWKSHS